A genomic window from Camelina sativa cultivar DH55 chromosome 2, Cs, whole genome shotgun sequence includes:
- the LOC104730108 gene encoding UPF0725 protein At3g57210-like, protein MSLRIESNDAMDSDSRQRPKRLKKCDGFGTVVLGYGRELLREVCDDRWSPCCGLVRLYARMGLHRYNLLKGTNLQFRHVKKYQRTTGSTACSNYYITLVAKDPATRKLLYFHTKIDEECYCKFILTCDIARPRGTNNTDDDALIAEFYLIGSVPKCPPEDLFQNSNRFYVVKGSELQQNDWIRLYLELAVATTHTNKGRNHDLSNLKILKVAIEATEDLDPPNEGSLNALNALVYIRYEDSCESRVGKDVDRIAIVKRSYSHGSFVLEGQNMAFKSEVAHGLQNLRI, encoded by the exons ATGTCGCTGCGGATTGAAAGCAACGACGCCATGGATAGTGATTCTCGTCAGAGACCGAAACGATTGAAGAAATGCGAC GGGTTCGGTACAGTGGTCCTTGGTTATGGCCGTGAACTGTTGAGAGAAGTCTGTGATGATCGGTGGTCACCTTGTTGTGGATTAGTACGCCTTTATGCCAGGATGGGCCTTCATCGTTACAATTTGCTCaag GGAACAAACTTACAGTTCAGGCATGTCAAGAAATACCAAAGGACCACGGGTTCTACTGCTTGTTCTAATTACTACATTACTTTGGTTGCTAAGGATCCAGCTACCagaaaacttttatattttcatactaAAATTGATGAAGAATGTTATTGCAAGTTTATTTTGACGTGCGATATTGCTAGACCTCGAG GGACAAACAACACCGATGATGATGCGTTGATAGCTGAATTCTACCTCATAGGTAGCGTGCCTAAGTGCCCCCCAGAGGATCTTTTCCAAAATAGTAACCGGTTTTACGTG GTGAAGGGATCGGAGCTGCAACAAAATGACTGGATTCGTCTATATCTGGAACTTGCAGTTGCCACAACTCATACGAACAAGGGTAGAAATCATGATCTGTCCAACTTGAAGATTCTGAAAGTGGCCATAGAAGCTACTGAAGACTTGGATCCACCTAATGAGGGATCACTCAACGCCTTGAATGCACTTGTCTACATAAGGTACGAGGACTCTTGTGAGTCTCGGGTTGGTAAGGATGTCGATCGCATTGCTATTGTTAAAAGAAGCTACAGTCATGGAAGCTTTGTTCTCGAGGGTCAGAATATGGCTTTCAAATCCGAGGTGGCGCATGGCTTACAAAATCTGCGGATTTGA
- the LOC104730116 gene encoding uncharacterized protein LOC104730116 isoform X1 — protein sequence MKLNNHKDPSEKLMWERTLSGSGSPTRPVSKLMVTLLLLVSATYVVYTLKLISNSRACHVEPFSAVVRRLNDIVNSSQPLILFHSNQTAVIEPYASSPPPPSPLPPPPPPPKTGLQHVVFGIAASARLWKQRKEYIKIWYKPNQMRGYVWLEKPVKEEEDDENSLPPVRISGDTSKFPYKNKQGHRSAIRISRIVTETLKLGLKDVRWFVMGDDDTVFVAENLIRVLRKYDHTQMYYIGSLSESHLQNIYFSYGMAYGGGGFAISYPLAVALSKMQDRCIKRYPALYGSDDRMQACMAELGVPLTKELGFHQYDVYGNLFGLLAAHPVAPLVTVHHLDVVEPIFPNMTRVDALKHLQAPAKLDSAGLMQQSICYDKRRKWTVSVSWGFAVQIFRGIFSAREIEMPSRTFLNWYRRADYTAYAFNTRPVSRHPCQKPFVYYMTSTRVHPVTNMTVSRYEIHRVAHPECRWKMANPGDIKTIIVYKKPDPHLWDRSPRRNCCRVKSKKNNTLEISVAVCKEGEVVEVV from the exons ATGAAGTTGAATAACCATAAAGATCCGTCGGAGAAGCTGATGTGGGAACGGACTTTATCCGGATCCGGTTCaccgacccgacccgtttcCAAGCTAATGGTGACGCTCCTCCTCCTCGTCTCCGCCACTTACGTCGTCTACACACTCAAGCTCATCTCCAACTCACGTGCCTGTCACGTGGAGCCATTCTCCGCCGTTGTTCGTCGACTCAACGACATCGTGAACTCATCTCAGCCGTTGATTCTCTTCCACTCAA ATCAAACGGCCGTAATTGAACCTTACGCATCTTCTCCTCCGCCACCTTCGCCgcttccaccaccacctcctccgccGAAAACCGGACTCCAGCACGTTGTTTTCGGAATCGCCGCGTCGGCGAGGCTatggaaacagaggaaagagTACATCAAGATCTGgtacaaaccgaaccaaatgCGCGGTTACGTCTGGTTAGAGAAACCggttaaggaagaagaagacgacgaaaaCAGCCTCCCGCCGGTGAGAATCTCCGGCGATACTTCGAAATTTCCGTACAAGAACAAACAAGGACACAGATCGGCGATTAGAATCTCGAGAATCGTCACGGAGACGCTCAAGCTAGGACTCAAAGACGTGAGATGGTTCGTTATGGGAGACGACGACACAGTCTTCGTCGCCGAGAATCTGATCAGAGTTTTGAGGAAGTACGACCACACTCAGATGTACTACATTGGAAGCTTATCGGAGAGTCATCTTCAGAACATTTACTTCTCTTACGGTATGGCTTACGGCGGCGGAGGATTCGCTATAAGTTATCCGTTAGCGGTGGCGCTGAGCAAAATGCAAGATCGGTGTATCAAAAGGTATCCGGCATTGTACGGTTCCGATGATCGGATGCAAGCTTGCATGGCCGAACTCGGTGTTCCACTCACTAAAGAACTCGGTTTTCACCAG TACGACGTGTATGGCAATCTCTTTGGTTTACTAGCGGCTCACCCGGTGGCTCCATTGGTTACGGTTCATCACCTCGACGTGGTGGAACCGATCTTCCCAAACATGACACGTGTCGACGCCTTGAAGCATCTACAAGCCCCGGCAAAGCTAGACTCTGCTGGACTTATGCAACAGTCGATATGTTACGACAAACGTCGTAAATGGACTGTTTCCGTCTCTTGGGGATTCGCAGTTCAGATTTTCCGCGGAATATTTTCAGCTCGAGAGATCGAAATGCCGTCGAGAACCTTCTTAAATTG GTATCGACGGGCGGATTACACAGCATACGCTTTTAATACTCGACCAGTGAGTCGTCATCCGTGCCAGAAACCGTTTGTGTATTATATGACATCAACCAGAGTTCATCCGGTGACAAATATGACGGTGAGCCGTTATGAAATCCACCGCGTGGCTCATCCTGAGTGTCGGTGGAAGATGGCTAATCCTGGCGACATTAAGACGATCATTGTTTACAAGAAACCGGACCCTCATCTTTGGGACAGA TCTCCTAGAAGAAATTGTTGCAGGGTGAAATCAAAGAAGAATAATACTTTGGAGATTAGTGTTGCAGTTTGCAAAGAAGGTGAAGTGGTTGAAGTTGTGTAA
- the LOC104730116 gene encoding uncharacterized protein LOC104730116 isoform X2 has product MKLNNHKDPSEKLMWERTLSGSGSPTRPVSKLMVTLLLLVSATYVVYTLKLISNSRACHVEPFSAVVRRLNDIVNSSQPLILFHSNQTAVIEPYASSPPPPSPLPPPPPPPKTGLQHVVFGIAASARLWKQRKEYIKIWYKPNQMRGYVWLEKPVKEEEDDENSLPPVRISGDTSKFPYKNKQGHRSAIRISRIVTETLKLGLKDVRWFVMGDDDTVFVAENLIRVLRKYDHTQMYYIGSLSESHLQNIYFSYGMAYGGGGFAISYPLAVALSKMQDRCIKRYPALYGSDDRMQACMAELGVPLTKELGFHQYDVYGNLFGLLAAHPVAPLVTVHHLDVVEPIFPNMTRVDALKHLQAPAKLDSAGLMQQSICYDKRRKWTVSVSWGFAVQIFRGIFSAREIEMPSRTFLNWYRRADYTAYAFNTRPVSRHPCQKPFVYYMTSTRVHPVTNMTVSRYEIHRVAHPECRWKMANPGDIKTIIVYKKPDPHLWDRSPRRNCCRVKSKKNNTLEISVAVCKEGEVVEVV; this is encoded by the exons ATGAAGTTGAATAACCATAAAGATCCGTCGGAGAAGCTGATGTGGGAACGGACTTTATCCGGATCCGGTTCaccgacccgacccgtttcCAAGCTAATG GTGACGCTCCTCCTCCTCGTCTCCGCCACTTACGTCGTCTACACACTCAAGCTCATCTCCAACTCACGTGCCTGTCACGTGGAGCCATTCTCCGCCGTTGTTCGTCGACTCAACGACATCGTGAACTCATCTCAGCCGTTGATTCTCTTCCACTCAAATCAAACGGCCGTAATTGAACCTTACGCATCTTCTCCTCCGCCACCTTCGCCgcttccaccaccacctcctccgccGAAAACCGGACTCCAGCACGTTGTTTTCGGAATCGCCGCGTCGGCGAGGCTatggaaacagaggaaagagTACATCAAGATCTGgtacaaaccgaaccaaatgCGCGGTTACGTCTGGTTAGAGAAACCggttaaggaagaagaagacgacgaaaaCAGCCTCCCGCCGGTGAGAATCTCCGGCGATACTTCGAAATTTCCGTACAAGAACAAACAAGGACACAGATCGGCGATTAGAATCTCGAGAATCGTCACGGAGACGCTCAAGCTAGGACTCAAAGACGTGAGATGGTTCGTTATGGGAGACGACGACACAGTCTTCGTCGCCGAGAATCTGATCAGAGTTTTGAGGAAGTACGACCACACTCAGATGTACTACATTGGAAGCTTATCGGAGAGTCATCTTCAGAACATTTACTTCTCTTACGGTATGGCTTACGGCGGCGGAGGATTCGCTATAAGTTATCCGTTAGCGGTGGCGCTGAGCAAAATGCAAGATCGGTGTATCAAAAGGTATCCGGCATTGTACGGTTCCGATGATCGGATGCAAGCTTGCATGGCCGAACTCGGTGTTCCACTCACTAAAGAACTCGGTTTTCACCAG TACGACGTGTATGGCAATCTCTTTGGTTTACTAGCGGCTCACCCGGTGGCTCCATTGGTTACGGTTCATCACCTCGACGTGGTGGAACCGATCTTCCCAAACATGACACGTGTCGACGCCTTGAAGCATCTACAAGCCCCGGCAAAGCTAGACTCTGCTGGACTTATGCAACAGTCGATATGTTACGACAAACGTCGTAAATGGACTGTTTCCGTCTCTTGGGGATTCGCAGTTCAGATTTTCCGCGGAATATTTTCAGCTCGAGAGATCGAAATGCCGTCGAGAACCTTCTTAAATTG GTATCGACGGGCGGATTACACAGCATACGCTTTTAATACTCGACCAGTGAGTCGTCATCCGTGCCAGAAACCGTTTGTGTATTATATGACATCAACCAGAGTTCATCCGGTGACAAATATGACGGTGAGCCGTTATGAAATCCACCGCGTGGCTCATCCTGAGTGTCGGTGGAAGATGGCTAATCCTGGCGACATTAAGACGATCATTGTTTACAAGAAACCGGACCCTCATCTTTGGGACAGA TCTCCTAGAAGAAATTGTTGCAGGGTGAAATCAAAGAAGAATAATACTTTGGAGATTAGTGTTGCAGTTTGCAAAGAAGGTGAAGTGGTTGAAGTTGTGTAA
- the LOC104730133 gene encoding uncharacterized protein LOC104730133 encodes MASMVNVMSPIVTRNLITKFKTPRLKPDLPSIQHSGRFNAIKDDPRKMINKYASRRNTVVSCLDQTNPKSNQISGYDAVMKFYSSINEKNQDQLRSCISNDCFIDDFSFSKPFQGKNEAMKFFEELVKSMGQNVKFCVENVCEGDGHSAAVNWHLEWKGRKIPFTRGCSFYEFTDEGGRLVIRNAKILIESPIKPGGITLSLLKNITFLFDEFPKGAELFLEKPYALIQSAIRIYAIFLAPLINHVMASYLKLLSNMAEFFLLVVKIIIKIRNLFSK; translated from the exons ATGGCCTCCATGGTTAATGTTATGAGTCCAATAGTTACGAGAAATCTCATCACCAAATTCAAAACTCCACGGCTCAAACCAGATCTACCTTCTATACAACATTCCGGCCGGTTCAATGCAATCAAGGATGATCCAAGAAAGATGATAAATAAGTATGCTTCAAGGAGAAATACCGTGGTTTCATGTTTAGATCAAACTAATCCTAAGTCGAATCAAATCTCTGGGTATGATGCTGTTATGAAATTTTATTCCTCTATAAACGAAAAGAATCAAGATCAATTAAGAAGTTGCATCTCCAACGATTGTTTTATCGATGATTTTTCCTTCTCTAAGCCTTTTCAAGGGAAAAAT GAAGCTATGAAGTTCTTTGAAGAACTTGTGAAGAGTATGGGACAAAACGTAAAGTTTTGTGTTGAAAACGTGTGTGAAGGAGATGGACATAGTGCTGCTGTTAATTGGCATCTTG AATGGAAAGGACGAAAAATACCCTTTACAAGAGGATGTAGCTTTTATGAATTTACCGACGAAGGAGGAAGATTGGTTATAAG aaaCGCGAAGATTTTGATTGAATCGCCAATTAAACCGGGAGGAATCACACTG agCCTGTTAAAGAACATCACGTTCTTGTTCGACGAATTCCCAAAAGGAGCTGAGT TGTTTTTGGAGAAACCTTATGCTTTAATCCAATCAGCAATAAGAATTTATGCAATTTTCTTGGCGCCACTCATAAACCATGTAATGGCAAGCTACCTGAAGCTATTAAGCAACATGGCCGAGTTCTTCTTATTGGTcgtcaaaatcatcatcaaaattcGAAACCTCTTCTCCAAGTAG
- the LOC104730143 gene encoding dihydrofolate synthetase, producing the protein MRAMWSHLSAISNCKLSPRIRTLSSANFTSIRNMSTISSTEDPELSDFLAFLESLKNYEKAGVPKGAGTDSGDGFDLGRMKRLMIRLRNPHSNYKVVHVAGTKGKGSTSAFLSNILRAGGYSVGCYSSPHIMSIKERISCNGDPVSASTLNDHFYSIKPVLDQSIQEENGSLSHFEILTGIAFSLFEKVNVDIAVIEAGLGGARDATNFIESSNLAASVITTIGEEHMDALGGSLESIAEAKSGIIKHGRPVVLGGPFLPHIEGILRSKAASMSSSVILASDIGSSSSIKGIVNRNGIGLCESCDIVIQHEKDDKPIVELSDVNLRMLGHHQLQNAITATCASLCLREQGWLRVTDEAIRIGLENTRLLGRSQFLTPKEAETLQLPGATVLLDGAHTKESARALKEMIKRDFAEKRLVFVVAMASDKDHVSFAKELLSGLKPEAVVLTEADIGGGKVRSTACAVLKESWIKAADELGLKSLETSENKTVFGSLKLAYKILSDDTSSSDSGMVIVTGSLHIVSSVLASLQH; encoded by the exons ATGAGAGCAATGTGGAGTCACTTGAGTGCCATTTCCAACTGCAAGCTTTCTCCGAGGATCAGGACACTATCCTCAGCAAACTTTACTTCAATTCGAAATATGTCAACCATCTCTTCTACCGAAGACCCCGAGCTCAGTGATTTTTTGGCGTTTTTAGAATCTCTCAAGAACTATGAGAAAGCAGGTGTACCAAAAGGAGCTGGAACTGATTCTGGTGATGGGTTTGATCTCGGTCGAATGAAACGTCTCATGATTCGCCTCCGTAACCCTCATTCCAATTACAAG GTAGTTCATGTGGCTGGAACAAAGGGTAAAGGGTCAACGTCTGCGTTTCTCTCCAATATCTTACGTGCTGGAGGGTATTCAGTTGGTTGTTATTCTAG TCCACATATTATGAGTATCAAAGAACGTATTTCCTGTAATGGAGATCCTGTCTCTGCTTCCACTCTTAATGATCATTTCTATTCAATCAAACCGGTTCTTGATCAGTCTATTCAAGAGGAAAATGGTTCTTTGAGTCATTTTGAG ATTCTCACTGGGATAGCCTTTTCATTATTTGAGAAAGTAAATGTTGACATTGCAGTTATAGAG GCTGGGCTAGGAGGAGCTCGAGATGCTACAAACTTCATCGAAAGTTCAAATCTTGCTGCCTCAGTCATAACAACGATAGGTGAAGAGCACATGGATGCCCTCGGAGGTTCCTTGGAAAGTATAGCTGAGGCAAAATCTGGAATTATTAAACACGGTCGTCCA GTGGTTTTAGGTGGGCCATTTCTTCCTCATATCGAAGGCATTCTTCGTTCTAAAGCAGCATCAATGTCGTCATCTGTTATTCTGGCATCTGATATTGGATCTAGTTCTTCAATAAAAGGTATCGTCAACAGAAATGGGATCGGGCTTTGTGAGTCCTGTGACATCGTAATACAACACGAGAAAGATGACAAACCT ATTGTTGAGCTTAGTGATGTAAATCTACGGATGCTTGGACATCACCAGCTCCAAAATGCTATTACTGCCACATGTGCGTCTCTTTGTCTTCGCGAGCAAG GATGGTTGAGAGTGACAGATGAAGCAATTAGGATTGGTTTAGAGAATACTCGTTTACTTGGGAGAAGTCAGTTTTTGACACCAAAAGAAGCAGAGACTTTACAGTTACCTGGAGCAACAGTGCTTCTTGATGGAG CTCACACCAAAGAATCTGCGCGAGCTCTAAAGGAGATGATAAAGAGGGACTTTGCAGAAAAGAGATTGGTGTTTGTGGTTGCAATGGCCAGCGACAAAGATCATGTGTCGTTTGCAAAAGAACTTCTCTCCGGTCTAAAGCCAGAAGCAGTGGTTCTTACAGAAGCTGACATTGGTGGAGGTAAGGTTAGATCAACAGCGTGTGCGGTTTTGAAGGAATCATGGATAAAAGCTGCTGATGAATTGGGATTAAAGTCTTTGGAAacttcagaaaacaaaactgtgTTTGGTTCCTTAAAGCTTGCCTATAAGATTCTCAGCGATGACACAAGCAGTAGTGACTCAGGAATGGTTATAGTCACGGGTTCACTTCACATTGTATCTTCAGTCTTAGCTTCTCTTCAACATTAA